From a single Chondrocystis sp. NIES-4102 genomic region:
- a CDS encoding TetR family transcriptional regulator protein, with protein MTTHERLTRQNWLETGLNLLGTHGEKALTIERLCKITNRSKGSFYHHFKNRDEFTVAILEHWQSEYTDRIISTVDRLDNLAERRQTLDRLVARLDSQIERAIRNWSGSDERVWQVLKSVDEKRIEYVAKLIGDSGQLERKIALELAIIEYATFIGLQHLYPDAEDVWIEQIFLRLAQLTVSFND; from the coding sequence ATGACAACTCATGAACGATTAACCCGTCAAAATTGGCTTGAAACAGGTTTAAATCTGTTGGGTACTCATGGAGAGAAAGCTTTAACCATTGAGCGTCTGTGCAAAATTACCAATCGCTCGAAAGGTTCTTTTTATCACCATTTTAAAAATAGAGATGAGTTTACTGTTGCTATACTGGAACACTGGCAGTCTGAATATACCGATCGCATCATATCAACCGTCGATCGTCTTGATAATTTAGCCGAACGTCGTCAAACTTTAGACCGTTTGGTAGCAAGGCTTGATAGCCAAATTGAACGAGCAATTCGCAACTGGTCGGGTAGCGATGAGCGGGTTTGGCAAGTATTAAAAAGTGTTGATGAAAAACGGATCGAATATGTAGCTAAATTGATTGGTGATTCTGGACAATTAGAGCGAAAAATTGCTCTCGAACTAGCGATTATTGAATATGCGACTTTTATAGGACTTCAACATCTGTATCCTGATGCTGAAGATGTTTGGATCGAACAAATTTTTCTACGTCTGGCTCAACTTACTGTTTCATTTAACGACTAA